The region tgTGGGAAAGAAATGTGTCAgtgctgggagaaaaaaaataaaacaaagtttcTCTTTGCATTAGAAGTCCTAATACCAAGAAaattcaccttatttattgactgaccctcatatatatatattttttttcttttttttcacagcacacTGGGATGAGGAGTTCCATCACAAGATGGTTGACAACCGTGGATTCATGGCCTCCCACAGCTACACTGTCTCGATAGAGATGATGCACCGCACAGGTAGGTTGGCATTTGCAAGTGGTGTAGAAttgcaaaaaaatgcataacgCATAAACATAAATGAAtgattatgattcagttaccGGTgtggtctgtaacatgtcagaaactatgcaaacactttgaacgatgttttccaaaataaaagcagatgtttgaaaatgttttgtcttgATTCCACACAAAGATGATGATTGGAGGACGACAggaaatatttactgttgagaggccAAAATTAGAAGAATTCAAATTCAACAGTCTCCAAACGATTCCCAAGAGCAATGATCGATTGGCTGTTGATTAATCGAGTAAGCGTTGCACGTCTGAAATACTAGAAACTGTTCCTGCACCAGATCACATTGAATTAACGTCATATTTAAAAGTGTCGTATAACCAAATTGTGTGCCGAATGGAGGATATTTATACTTGACCAATTTGCTTTCTTAGGTTTATATGACTTCTATGACGACGCAACCAATAAGCTGTCAATTCTGGGCATGCCATTGGCTCATAAGAAGTCTAGTTTGGTCTTCATCATGCCCCATCAGGTGGAAAATTTGGACAGAGTTGAGAAGGTGTTGAACAAGAAACAGCTGGATATTTGGCTAAGTAAGCTACAGCAGACAGCGGTGGCTTTGtctctgcccaaagtcagcatgGAAGTCAGCCACAACTTGCAGGTAAGAGTCAACTTCAAAACTACAATGGAAATATTTCACCTTTCACGATCTGTCCATTCGTCCTTAGAAACATCTTGAGAAGTTAGGCCTGACAGAGGCGGGGAACAAATCCAAAGCGGACCTGTCCAACATGTCTGGGAAAAAAGACCTCTACTTGGCCAATGTCTTCCATGCGGCGACGATTGAGCTGTCCACAGAAGGAAATGAGATGAACACGACCATATTTAGCAGTGACGAGCTCAAGTCGCCCAAACTGTTCTACGTCGACCATCCTTTCATCTTCTTGGTGAAGGACCAGAAGACAAACTCCATCCTATTTATTGGCAGGATGGTCAGGCCAAAGGGTGAAAAGATGAGAGATGAATTATAACCACATCCtcaccttttgtgtgtgtgtgtgtgtgtgtgggtgtgtgtgtgcatgactgagggagagagtgtgtgtgagagagaatatGTTCGTTAGTTATATAAGTGCATTCCTGTCACACACTGATACCATTCCACAAGCATCTGAATAGTTAATGTGTCTTAGTTCACAGCATTCATTCAGGCTGTAGCA is a window of Hippocampus zosterae strain Florida chromosome 16, ASM2543408v3, whole genome shotgun sequence DNA encoding:
- the serpinh1a gene encoding serpin H1a, whose amino-acid sequence is MWQNVVALALLATAASAATAASADKVLSQHATTLADNSANLALSLYQDMVKEKNIENILISPVVVASSLGLVALGGKATTASQVKTVLNAAKVPDEQLHSGLAELLTEVSDPKTRNVTWKISNRLYGPSTVNFVDAFVKSSKKLYNFDQSKMNFKDKKSSLNAINEWAAKSTDGKVPEVVKDIEKTDGAMIINAMFFKPHWDEEFHHKMVDNRGFMASHSYTVSIEMMHRTGLYDFYDDATNKLSILGMPLAHKKSSLVFIMPHQVENLDRVEKVLNKKQLDIWLSKLQQTAVALSLPKVSMEVSHNLQKHLEKLGLTEAGNKSKADLSNMSGKKDLYLANVFHAATIELSTEGNEMNTTIFSSDELKSPKLFYVDHPFIFLVKDQKTNSILFIGRMVRPKGEKMRDEL